In Leishmania donovani BPK282A1 complete genome, chromosome 20, one genomic interval encodes:
- a CDS encoding serine/threonine protein phosphatase 2A regulatory subunit, putative, with the protein MEQFDSVKTMIDNLRSEDPEARLSSMRGIHLISTTLGPERTRDELLLYLTDYLDDNDEVLRVFANALGTMLPEVGGVEYTGSLLAPLEILGSLDEVTVRDEAVASLQLIGSQLFSPGSTTGSSSASSADNKRKDSNAKAQGEFIGMVRRLGEGMPQCRSTACSLISTVYPCVDASTRADLMKLFQKLCEDDEILVRRAACIAMGKHLAGVLGSKGCSELVPVLNAFAKDESDGVRLQAVATCASLLQVLPETQHSAILLAVRSLSSDSSWRVRYMTADSLGNLAAALSPPDVVKYAVPVFRSLCQDSEPEIRASAVFNMANVLAACRDATGKKDILVTGTRLVSDDVSHVRMSLASAVLKSVAHVAKDLWGTTIVPACTALLRDAEADVRLALVSGFSSMGNTPEAKELAPSLVPVVISLAADSKWRVREVVVAQVPYVITSLGRSAEQVLQVCVNRLTDRVAAIRDAAVQSCCKLVAEHGSGWAASTLLPQVQTLVTDSNYLHRVALCHLYAALANVAAFDAATCESALWPQLVILHKDAVPNVRLNVAKAIMALSRADKIPSRVAKPVLRALSEDAEVDVCDAAVAAPALKSSMSKK; encoded by the coding sequence ATGGAGCAGTTCGACTCGGTCAAGACTATGATCGACAACCTCCGCTCCGAGGACCCGGAGGCGCGCCTGAGCAGCATGCGCGGCATCCACCTCATCAGCACCACGCTGGGCCCCGAGCGTACCCGTGACGAACTCCTCTTGTACCTCACGGACTACctcgacgacaacgacgaaGTGCTGCGCGTGTTCGCGAACGCGCTGGGGACGATGCTACCGGAGGTGGGAGGCGTAGAGTACACCGGCAGTCTTCTGGCTCCACTGGAGATCCTGGGTAGCCTGGACGAGGTCACCGTACGCGACGAGGCTGTCGCATCCCTCCAGCTCATTGGCAGCCAACTCTTCTCGCCGGGCAGCAccacgggcagcagcagtgcgtctTCCGCCGACAACAAGCGCAAGGACTCGAATGCGAAGGCACAAGGTGAATTCATAGGCATggtccgccgcctcggcgaaGGGATGCCGCAGtgtcgcagcaccgcctgctcGCTCATCTCGACCGTCTACCCCTGCGTCGacgccagcacgcgcgccgacTTGATGAAGCTTTTCCAGAAGCTGTGCGAGGACGACGAAATCCTCGTTCGGCGCGCCGCATGCATTGCCATGGGCAAACACCTCGCCGGCGTACTTGGTTCGAAGGGGTGCTCGGAgctggtgccggtgctgaACGCGTTTGCAAAAGACGAAAGCGACGGCGTGCGCctgcaggcggtggcgacgtgCGCGTccctgctgcaggtgctccCTGAGACGCAGCACTCAGCTATCCTGTTAGCAgttcgctctctctcgtcgGACAGCTCGTGGCGCGTTCGTTACATGACGGCAGACTCGTTAGGCAACCTCGCGGCTGCTCTCTCGCCACCGGACGTCGTGAAGTATGCTGTGCCGGTGTTTCGCTCCTTGTGCCAGGACTCAGAGCCGGAGATCCGTGCGTCGGCGGTGTTCAACATGGCGAACGTGCTTGCCGCTTGCCGAGACGCGACCGGCAAGAAGGACATCCTCGTGACCGGTACTCGACTTGTCTCTGATGACGTCAGCCACGTCCGCATGAGCCTCGCGAGCGCCGTTCTGAAGTCCGTCGCGCACGTGGCAAAAGATCTCTGGGGCACTACCATCGTCCCAGCGTGCACCGCACTGCTGCgggacgcggaggcggatgTGCGACTGGCACTCGTGTCCGGTTTTAGTTCCATGGGCAACACCccggaggcgaaggagctggcgcCAAGCCTGGTCCCTGTTGTCATCAGCCTCGCTGCGGATTCAAAATGGCGTGTGCGGGAGGTGGTTGTCGCACAGGTGCCCTACGTGATCACCTCGCTGGGGCGGAGCGCagagcaggtgctgcaggtaTGTGTCAACCGTCTGACcgaccgcgtcgccgccatccgTGACGCCGCAGTGCAGTCGTGCTGCAAGCTGGTGGCCGAGCACGGGAGTGGCTGGGCCGCCTCGACGCTCCTGCCACAGGTACAGACTCTTGTGACGGACTCCAACTACCTCCATCGAGTCGCGCTCTGCCATCTGTACGCGGCCCTTGCGAACGTCGCCGCTTTCGACGCGGCTACATGTGAGTCGGCGCTGTGGCCGCAGCTTGTCATACTGCACAAGGATGCCGTGCCAAATGTGCGTCTGAACGTGGCCAAGGCGATCATGGCGCTCAGCCGCGCTGACAAGATCCCCTCGCGAGTAGCAAAGCCGGTGCTGAGGGCCCTCAGTGAAGACGCTGAGGTGGACGTGTGCGAcgcggcggtagcggcgccggcgctgaaGTCCTCCATGTCGAAGAAGTAG